The following coding sequences are from one Arachis hypogaea cultivar Tifrunner chromosome 7, arahy.Tifrunner.gnm2.J5K5, whole genome shotgun sequence window:
- the LOC112702182 gene encoding protein FAR1-RELATED SEQUENCE 3 — MFKWYLNMGERSGHLSATDDGAAEPSDGEVNNAENSGSHVEDGASEPHLGMGFESEDAAKNFYNEYARRLGFNPKASPQSRSKPDGANAYREFVCGGDGLKRKPNETCNAMIRIERKGQHKWFVTKFVKEHSHSTSSSGEVHSLQPRRHFSSVGRTMPETYQGVGLVPSGVMYISMDRAPGNRNSTENIHGSRNFPAVGAKTNHQVSAVVTKTNHQVPAVAAKSNHQVPAVVAKTNHQIKNSSSMNYTVKQPVQKKTLGRDCQNLLEYFKRMQAENPGFFYAIQLDEDNHMSNVFWADARSRSAYNHFGDAINLDTTFKVYQYKVPFVPFTGVNHHGQTILFGSALLLDDSEDSFVWLLKTFLTAMNDRHPISITTGQDRAIQSAVSQVFPHARHCLNKWDVLREGQERLAHVCHMHPNFQGELYNCINLTETIEEFDSSWNSIMEKYELGRNEWLQSLYNARAQWVPAYFRDSFFAAISPNHGFDSSFFDGFVNPQTTLPIFFRQYEQAMEMWFEREIELDSETICSQPVLKTPSPMEKQTANLYTRKVFSKFQEELVETFVYTANRIEEEGANSIFRVAKFEDDQKAYIVTLNHSELKAECSCQMFEYSGILCRHVLTVFTVTNVLTLPSHYILKRWTRNAKSYVGLDEHASESHGLDSMTSRYGTLCREAIKYAEDGAISVETYSAAMGALRDVGKKVAAAKRNFAKVAPASSRSISNAHDDKKNQTSRSDTPPLLWPRHDETTRRFNLNDAGAPVQQSFGDLNFPRMAPVSVQRDDGQDENMVVLPCMKSMTWVMENRSSTPGNKVAVINLKLQDYTKVPSAETEVKFQLSRVSLEPMLKSMAGISEQLSTPANKVAVINLKLQDSDTISGESEVKFQVSRDTLGAMQRSMSYIREQLSSDGYVQSDPISVTKRQKK; from the exons ATGTTCAAGTGGTACTTAAACATGGGGGAAAGAAGTGGCCATCTATCTGCTACAGATGATGGAGCTGCTGAACCTAGTGATGGGGAAGTTAATAATGCTGAAAACTCTGGTTCTCATGTTGAGGATGGGGCTTCCGAGCCACATCTTGGTATGGGGTTTGAATCTGAAGATGCTGCAAAGAATTTCTATAACGAGTATGCCCGACGTTTGGGTTTCAACCCCAAAGCTAGCCCTCAGAGTCGTTCGAAACCTGATGGGGCAAATGCGTATCGGGAATTTGTTTGTGGTGGCGATGGTTTAAAAAGAAAGCCTAATGAAACTTGTAATGCAATGATTAGGATAGAGCGAAAGGGTCAACATAAGTGGTTTGTTACAAAATTTGTGAAGGAGCATAGTCATTCCACGTCAAGTTCCGGTGAAGTGCACAGTCTTCAGCCACGTAGGCACTTTTCTAGCGTTGGAAGAACAATGCCTGAAACTTACCAAGGAGTGGGGCTTGTTCCCAGCGGTGTCATGTATATATCTATGGATAGGGCTCCTGGGAATCGCAATTCCACTGAGAACATTCATGGTAGTAGGAATTTTCCTGCAGTTGGTGCTAAGACTAATCACCAAGTTTCTGCAGTTGTTACCAAGACTAATCACCAAGTTCCTGCAGTTGCTGCTAAGTCTAATCACCAAGTTCCTGCAGTTGTTGCGAAGACTAATCaccaaataaaaaattcttcatcAATGAATTATACTGTTAAACAGCCTGTTCAGAAGAAGACACTTGGGAGGGATTGTCAGAACCTGCTGGAGTATTTTAAGAGAATGCAGGCGGAAAACCCTGGTTTCTTCTATGCTATACAACTTGATGAAGATAACCATATGTCTAATGTGTTTTGGGCAGATGCAAGATCAAGGAGTGCTTACAATCATTTTGGTGATGCAATTAATCTGGACACAACATTCAAAGTGTATCAATACAAAGTACCATTTGTACCATTCACCGGGGTAAACCATCATGGCCAGACAATTTTATTTGGTTCTGCACTCCTTTTGGATGATTCTGAAGATTCTTTTGTGTGGCTTCTCAAGACATTTCTGACAGCAATGAATGACCGCCACCCCATTTCTATCACTACTGGTCAAGATAGAGCCATTCAGAGTGCAGTTTCACAAGTTTTCCCCCATGCACGGCACTGTCTAAACAAGTGGGATGTCTTGAGAGAAGGTCAGGAAAGGTTGGCTCATGTATGTCACATGCATCCAAATTTTCAGGGTGAACTTTATAATTGTATTAACCTGACTGAAACGATTGAAGAGTTTGATTCATCTTGGAATTCTATTATGGAAAAGTATGAACTTGGAAGAAATGAATGGCTTCAGTCATTGTACAATGCTCGTGCTCAGTGGGTCCCAGCATATTTCCGTGATTCATTTTTTGCTGCAATATCTCCTAATCATGGATTTGATAGCTCTTTTTTCGATGGTTTTGTTAACCCGCAAACAACATTACCAATTTTCTTTAGGCAGTATGAACAAGCTATGGAGATGTGGTTTGAAAGGGAAATAGAATTAGATTCTGAGACAATTTGCAGCCAACCTGTTTTGAAGACACCTTCACCAATGGAGAAACAGACTGCTAATCTTTATACACGAAAAGTATTTTCAAAGTTTCAAGAGGAACTAGTTGAAACTTTTGTTTATACTGCAAACAGAATTGAAGAAGAAGGGGCAAATAGCATATTCAGGGTTGCTAAATTTGAGGATGACCAAAAGGCATATATTGTCACATTAAACCATTCCGAGTTGAAGGCTGAGTGTAGTTGTCAAATGTTTGAGTATTCAGGCATTCTGTGTAGGCATGTCCTAACTGTTTTCACTGTTACTAATGTACTTACTTTACCATCCCATTACATCTTGAAACGGTGGACAAGGAATGCAAAAAGTTATGTTGGATTGGATGAACATGCCAGTGAATCACATGGACTGGATTCTATGACATCTCGTTATGGCACTCTGTGTCGAGAAGCCATAAAATATGCGGAGGATGGGGCAATATCTGTGGAAACTTATAGTGCTGCAATGGGTGCTCTTAGAGATGTAGGAAAGAAAGTTGCTGCCGCAAAGCGAAATTTTGCAAAAGTTGCACCGGCTAGTAGTAGGAGTATCAGCAATGCTCATGATGACAAGAAAAACCAGACTTCAAGATCAGATACACCCCCTCTTTTGTGGCCACGGCATGATGAAACAACAAGGAGGTTTAATCTTAATGATGCTGGTGCACCTGTTCAACAGTCATTTGGTGATCTAAACTTCCCTAGAATGGCTCCAGTATCTGTCCAGCGAGATGATGGTCAAGATGAAAACATG GTTGTTCTTCCCTGTATGAAATCAATGACATGGGTAATGGAAAATAGAAGCTCAACTCCGGGGAATAAAGTAGCTGTTATCAATCTGAAG TTACAAGATTATACCAAGGTTCCATCAGCAGAAACGGAGGTTAAGTTTCAGCTCTCTAGAGTTTCTTTGGAACCAATGTTGAAGTCTATGGCCGGCATCAGTGAACAACTTTCTACACCAGCTAATAAGGTTGCTGTAATAAATCTGAAG CTTCAAGACTCCGACACAATTTCTGGCGAGTCTGAAGTCAAGTTTCAGGTTTCCAGGGACACATTGGGTGCTATGCAACGATCAATGTCCTATATCCGTGAGCAACTTTCTTCTGAT GGCTATGTGCAGTCAGATCCTATCTCTGTAACAAAAAGGCAGAAGAAGTGA